From the Leptotrichia trevisanii DSM 22070 genome, the window TGAGCTTCAGCATAACTTCCCATTATATTTAAAAAATCCAAAGAATCCTTAAAAATTACTATTTTTTCATCTTCCACTTTAAGTGCGATAATATAAGGAAATATTCTATTAAAATAATTAAGTTTTTCTTCTTCTGTTTCAAATTTATCTATTTTATTTTTTTCAGCAGTTTCAAAATACATTTTTAAACCTTCAATATACTCCATTTTTCGCTGTCCTGAAACTGTATATTTTCCTATTGCCTTTTCATATATCAAAAACATTATCCCTAAAATTAACAAAATTATTCCAGAAAAAATATCCGCATACAATATCACGCCAATAAACCCGCCCACAGTAGTTGTTACATACAAAAATTTCAATAATCCTCTCTGCATGCTATATACATATGCTAGCCATCCAAATATAAAAATTGTAAGAATCATCGAACTTGCAATATCTTTCTGCATTAATTTTGACAATGTAAAAGCCACACAAATTGCTATTCCCAAAATAAATGGAATAAAATATGAGTAATTATTTTTATAAATCATCTTTTTATATTTCTTTTCCAGAAAATGAACAATTCGATTTTTATACCCAATCACTCCCAGTTTATTCCCAAACAAATCATTTTCCGAAAGAACATCCAGCAAATTATTTTCTTCCTCAAACAAGGTTTCTTTTCTCAATCTCAAATTATCCCTATTTTTCTTATTCAAAGTATATTTCCTATTTCCAGTACCAGCTTCATCAACTTCAGAAATGTATCCCTTTAGTATTAACGACAATATTCCAATTTTCAATATTTCCTTTGAATCCCTCTCACCATTAATATAAGCCACAAACATTGCAGAAATGTAATCTGGCTCCACAAATTCAGGAACAACTGCCTTTCTTTTCGGATCTCTTCCAAAAAAATACCATGTCAAAACAGAGTACACTACAACAAGCACAACCACAATAATTTCAATTATAACTATATAAGATTTATTCATTAATCAGCTCCTTTAATACATTTTTATATTTTAACCTTCTCAAGCTCCAAACTTGTCTAATCTTAATAAGTCAAGCTTTAAAAAAATCAAATACATTTTTAAACAATTTATTAGGAAATATTGAAACTGTATATTCATCGACAAAATATTTTGCCTCTTTGTAATTTCCCATCATATTTAAAAAATTTAAAGAATCCATAAATAATTTAAAACTTTCATCTTCTATTTCAAGTGCAACAGCATAAGGAAGCAAATAATTAAAATAATTCAATTTTTCCTCTTGCGTTTCAAATTTATCTATCCTGTATCTTTCTGTTGTATTAAAATACATTTTCATCCCTTCGATATATTCCATTTTTCTTCTTCCTGCAGTCGTGTACTTTCCTATCGCTTTTTCATAAACCAAAAATATTATCCCTAAAGTAAATAAACTTATGCCCGAATAAATATCAACATACATTATAACCCCAATAATTCCACCTATAACAACTGTAATATATAAAAATTTCAAAACTCCCCTTGACATATCATACACAAGTTTTAACCATATAATTCCTGCTATTGTGGTACGAACTGAATTTTCAACACTTCCCTTTGTTAATTTCAATAATATAAGAAATAATAAAATCACAGTTCCTAAAATAAATGGAATAAAACAAAAATAATTATTTTTATATATCGTTTTCTTATATTTTTTCTCTAAAAAATATACAATACGGTTTTTATATTTTAAAATTAACTGTTTGTTGGAAAATAAGTCCCCCTCAGACAAAATATCCAGTAATTCATTTTCTTCTTCAAATAAATTTGTCTTTCTTAATTCTAAATTTTTTTTATTTTTACTATTCAAAATAAATTTTTTAATTTTTCCTTTTTTATCTTTAATAACGGAAATATAATTTTTGGATAATAATGACAGTATTCCAATCTTTAATATTCTTATTGAATCTCTTTCTCCATTAATATATGCCATGAACATTGCAGAAATATTATGTGGCACATTAAATTCAGGAACAACGGCTTTTCTCTTCGGATCCCTTCCAAAAAAATACCAAGTTAAGACAGAATACACTGTAACAACTACAACTATGATAATTTCCAAAATTTTTATAACAAAATCCACATTTCCCACATCTAAACTCCTAAAACTAAAAATTCACTCTTTCATACTTCATTTTCAATTTCTTCCGGTAAAATCCAAGCCCAATGTGGATTATTTCTTTAACTCCACGATTTTTCAGCTCTACATCATATTCCTTCTCTCTAATCTGCTCAAATCCTTCCATCGCATAATTTTCCATTTCCTCTTCATTTCCTGCCACTTTAAATTCAAAAATATATGCTGGATTTTCCTTATTTTTAGGCTCAAGTACCAAATCAGCCCTTCCATACCCACTTTCCCTTTCAGAAAGCCTAATATAGTCATTTCCCAGAACTATGAAAATCCCTATTAAAAATACTTTGTAATATTTCTCATCCTTATCTGTATCAAAATAACTTAGCGAGGATAATATCTCATCTTGAAGCCCTTTTGCAAATTCTTCTATTTTCCCCTTTTTCAAGTCTTTTATAATATTTGTAAATTTTTGAGTTTTTCTAATAAATCTGGCAATAAACCTGTTCTCAAAAAACTCCAGTATTTCGTTATTCGGTATCCTTATAGGATACTCATTATCTACTTTTTCCCCACCAATCGTCAAATAGCCCGCATACAGAAATAATTGCCATATATCATCTGTATCAAAAGTAAATTCAGAATAATCATTTATTTCCTTATAAATTTTTTCCTTATTAAATAATTTCCCCAAATCATCAAATATTTCCTTATTCCCTTTATCAAGCATTTCATCTATCAATTTATTCCCTGAAACTCCTATCCAGTAAGGACGTAATTGCCCAGCTGACAAAAAATTAATAATCGACCAAGGATTATAGATTTCACTATCTCCAAACTGATAACCGTCATACCATTTCTTAACTTCCTCCAGCTCATATTCAAGCTCATAATATTTCACAGCTCTTATGACTTCATTTTCTGTAAGTCCAAAAAACTCAGAATATTTTTCACTAAATATTGTATTTACTTTCAGATTGTTAAGCCCTGAAAAAATTCCCTCTTTTGCAATCCGTAAAATTCCTGTCATAATCCCAAATTGCAAATACTCATTATCCTTCAAGGCTTCTCCGTAAAATCTTTTGAAAAACGAAATTGCCTTTTTATAGTACCCTGCTTGATATGACTGAATTATTGGAGTATCGTATTCATCAATTAAAACGACAACTTTCTTTTTTCCATAATAATCATACAGATATTTTGTTAAATTTTTTAAAGAATTTTTCCAGTCTGCCCCATCACGTTTGAACCAGATATTATCAAATTCATACAACTTTCTTTCATCCAACTTTTCTCTTATAAAGCTGAATTCATCATACATATTACTTATCAAGTTTCTTATTTCAAAATAACAGTCTTCCCACTCATCTTCCTCAATATTCTTGAAACTTACGAATATTACCGGATATTTCCCCTGTTCACTTGCATATTCACTTTCTGAGATATTAAGATTGTCAAATAATTTTTTGTTTTCTTCCCTGTTTTCAAAATCAAAAAAATATCTTATCATTGACATATTAAGTGTTTTTCCAAATCTTCTTGGACGAGTGAATAGATTTACATTTGCTCCATCTTTTAAAATATTACTAATCAATCCTGTTTTATCAACATAATAGTAATTTTCTTCTATTATTCTTTTAAAATCAGACATTCCTATCGGTAATCGCTTTTTTCTCATTTTTTCACCCCATTTTTTATTTTATGTATACAATAAATTTTCTATTTTCCTCGAAATTTTTTCTTTCAGTTCTTCTTTTTCAAAATAATCCAGTATTACTGAACCTCCTAAAATATTTAAATACATAACAATATCTGTAAAATTTTCTCTTTTTATTTTTACTCCATTTTTCTCAAATTCTAAAATTGTTTCTAAAAATACTGATGTAATTTTCTGGCTGTTACTAAAATTGCTGGCAAATAGGCCTGATATTCTTCCAGAAAAATCAGTTTTAAATACATCCAGTAATTCAAAAGGATTATCTCTTTCTTCATCATAAACTAGTTTTCCCGTCCACCATAATTTTGCCAACAAATGCTTGATTAACGAGCCTTTTTTACCATTTGAAAAAAAATATAATTTTTTTATTTTTTGTGTATCTAATTTCTTCTTATCTAATGCTGAACGATATTTCATATAATCCCAGAAATCTGAATGTGCCATTCCAGCCCATAGTCTTTCGTTTGCAGCTTCAACATTCGTCAAGTCCTTCAAGGAAGTATACATAATTTTCACATTTTCAATATCACTTTCACTCGGCTTTTCATAAGACATATTTAATTTAAATTCAGGAATTTCCTTTTTAAACTCTAAAAATGGATTATTATTTTGAAAAAACTCAAAAATCCATTCATTCGAGTTTGATTTGTAACTCTCTAAATTATTTTCAATATTTTCTCTAAGTTCCTCCAGCGTATTTTCATGTAAAAACTTTAATTTCATTCATCTTCCCCCTCTTCCTGCACAACTCCAATCTGTTTCATAGCTTCAAGGCTTCTCCCAATCGGATAATTTATTATTTTCTGTGCCAAGCTATAGGACTGGTAACTTTCAATATTTTCCCAGTTTAACTCAATCTCAAGATTTTCTAATACTTTTTTTATTGTCCTAAACCAGACATAATCATCATAATTATCATAATCATCTGTCTTTAAGTTTTCCAGAACATAAACTAATGCTGGAAATATAAGGGATGAATGCAAAATTTCTTGATTAGGTTTACTTTGAGATAACATTGCTATATTCTCGTATTCTTCTTTTGGAAGTATTATTTTTATTTTATTTCCCATTATATCAAATTTTACTTCCTTTTCTTCTTTTTCAGCAGTATTTCTCACTAAACAAAAAATTGAAGATGGCTCTCCCAAATTATCATTTTCCTTTTCAATATGTATTTTAAACTGCCTTGCAATTGCTAGAATACTGGATTTTTCAATAAAAAAGGAAATATCACTATAATCTTCATTAAAATTTATATTTATATAATTTTCAATATTCTTTTTAGCTACAATAAAAGTCGAAACCGTTATTTTACTGTCAATTTTTTCTTCTGAAATAAAAATTTTTTTCTTTCCATCACCCGACTTCACAATTTCCCTGTATAAAGTCGCCAAGCATTCTATTCTGAACACAAATTCCGCATATCCGTCATTTATCAATCCTAGTAATCCCAAATCATCTGTAACTGCTTCCAGACTAACTCCAATTTTTCCAATCCCCTTTTCCACTTCCACTTTTGCCATAAAAATCGAATTTAAATAATCGTCATTAAAATAAGTTAGTACAGGATACGGATACAACTTATGTTCGATATTCATAAACATCCACCTCCATTGAACATTCATCAGAATAATTTAAAATAAATGTAAGCGAAAATTTCTGATTTATTTTTAAATCTTCAATATAAATTTTATCCTGCTTTATTCTAAGCGGCTTTTCAAAATCATCATTTTCATACGCATCCCTAATTTTTGCCTTCACACTTGCCTGCTCTCCAGAAAGGCTAATTTTTACACTACCCTTTTCAATATCTTTTTTCGGCAATATCACAAGTTTATATTTTCTCATTTTTTTATTTATTAAAATAACTCTATTTTCCACATTTGATACAATATCTATTTTTTTTATATCAATAATTCCATCTTCATCCTCCATTATGGAAAATTCCTTTTGTAAATTTCTTTTACTTATTTCTCCATTTTTATCAAATAACATTTTTTCATTTTCCATTTCAATATTGGCAAAACTTCCCTTTTCATCAGTAATATTTCTATTTGTTTCTTCTATATCTTTATTAACATTTTTTCTATTTGGAACACTTTCTATTTCTTCTACAGCCAAATTTTTCGTTTTATTACTAATCTTTTCCGTTCTTTCCCTTTCACGTTTCCTATCTACAAAAATCGTATTATCTGGCAAATATTCCCCTATTCCATCCATATCCATACGATCTTCCATTTTATTTTTCCCAAGTTCCATTATTTTATCACGAATCATTTTTTTCAATTCCCTCAGCACATTCTTTGCATTCTTATCCGAATGTCTGTCAGGCTCCCAGTTATCATGCTGTGGCGTTTCCATCTCACGAAAATATTTATTTATATCTTCTCCTACAAGCGTAAAAATTGCCGAAAAATGTAAAAATGATTTAAAATTTTTCAAATCAAATATTTTCATCCCATTGCTTCTTGCCATAAGCACCTGCCTATTAAAATCCCCATACAAAATCCTCAATTCATAATCCCCTAAATCCTGAAACGAATCCTGTGAAACAAAATAATTACCCAAATCCATATCATCTATTTCATCATTTATAATTTTTATTTTTTCATTTTCACTATTTGTAAAATTTTCACCATTCTGATTATCCTGATCCAAATTCTCATTATTTTCAGCACTTACCTCATTTGAGTCAGTCGCTTTTAGAACTCTGTAATAGTCCCATATCGACTGATATTTCTTCTTTTTATTAATTCCATAATCAATTATATTTTTTAAAAGTGTTTTTTGTGAAAGCACGTTCTGATTAATTTTTACAATAAGATTCCGTTTATAAATTGATATTAAAAAATTATCTAAAATCGCAACCACAAGCTCCTCTTCCCAATTTTTATTTTCCAAAAATCCAATTATATACAAATCCGTTCCAGTTTGCCCTTTTCTTCTAAAATTTTCATCAAGGACAATTTCTTCAAAAATAGGGGTATTTTTATCAGTATCTCCATAATATCCTATCCCTTGAGTAAATTTATCATTCTCATCATTATCAATCAAAAAAGAAATCAGCCTTGCCACTCCTTGTGTCGCCAACACTCCTTCCGTATCATAAGTTGTATAAAAAATTGTCCTTAATTCCGAACAGGCAAATGGAGCTGATTTTCCAATTCCATAGCTTCCACCCGACATTCCAGTCTTGTTTGAAATTCCCGATGATTTGATAAGACTTAGCCATGGTGTTATCTTCGTACTCGTACTTTTTGAGCCAAGCAATCCTGTTGTATTAAAATCACTTATTCTCAAAACTGTTATTTTCTCTTTTTCTATTTTTTCACACGCATTTTCAAAAAATTTTCTTGCCTTTTCATCTGAGCTGGAAAAAAGGCATCTTTTCAGTGCATTTCTCAATTTCTCATAACCAGGAATTTTTTTTGTTTCAATTTCAAGTTTAAAAAATTCTACTCCCACAGGTATATTTTTTATCCGCTGTGCATCCAATGAATTCTGACATATCTCCTTGGCAAGCGAAGCAAATAGTTTCCCCCGAAAAGTTTCAATTCCGGCCTCACTGATTCCATGCCACTCTGAATAATTATTTTCTGGAAAATTCCAATTTATAGCCATAATTTCCAACCCTCCTAAACAGCCTAATATTTACCATAATTATATCATTAAAAAAATTTTCTTTCAATAAAAACAAAAATTTCCCTTGACATTAAGGGAAAAATTCGATATAATAATTTTGTTAAATTTTTTGCCGCTTTAGCTCATCTGGTAGAGCAACTGACTTGTAATCAGTAGGTGGTTGGTTCGAGTCCGACAAGCGGCACCACTTTATAAAAATCACTCATATTATAATTTAGAACTATTTTATTTCGGTAAAATAGTTTTTTTATTTGTAAAAATATTACTAATCAAGTAAAATATATTTTTTAGTATTTTACGCATAATCTTAAACTTGATTTCAATTTTGAAGTGGTTTTACCATATTAAATATTTATAATTTATATCAAACACAATTCTTAAACTGATAATCATTTATAATCTAGCAACACTTTTTTAATAATAATCATCAAAGTCATCATAATGATTTCTTGGTGGTGCTGGTATTGATATTGCCGGTTCATCTTCTTGTATGTATATAGGTTCGTCATCTTCATCCCATGCGGGTTCCCAGTATGATTTAGCTGAAAACGACACTGTACTTAAGCAAAATAACGATACCAAAATAATAATCTTTTTCATCTCGATACCTCTTTCTTTTTGCAAAAATTATATTCATACAGTAAAACCACTTCAAAATTAAACTCAAATATTAACTATCCCCTTTAAAACTCAAATTTTATTTACTTTCCTGATTTTCAAATTCTACATTATTCAAAAGAATCTCAACTCTTCGATTATTGTATCTGCCATCAACTCTATCGTCTGTATCTACAGGCGTATTTGCTCCTTCGCCTTTTATTTTTCCAAAGGAAAATCTTTTATCCAATCCAAATTCCCTCATTAATCTTGCAAAATTTTTTGCCCTTGTTTCTGATAATTTTAAATTATGTTTTTGTGAACCTGTAGAATCTGTATGTCCTATAACATCAATTGTTCCAGATTTACCATATTTATTTAAATCATTGACAATTTCCCTAATAGTTGATGCTTCAGACTCATTCAGTACATTTCCATCTATGTTAAAACCTCTTATAACACATTTTTTTTCTTCTAACGAACAAGGTCCCCCTAAATATGCCATTGCATTTATTCCAACTGCCATCACTAAAAATAAAACTAATTTCTTCAATTATTATCACTCCTTAATATTTTTTTCACTAAAATTATACCACATTTTTTTCAAAAAAAAAGAAAAATCTGACAAAATCAAATCTTTCTTTTCTATTTTAAATATTATTTCTTAGTTTTCTTAACCAATAATTTATTGTGTTCCTTTATCACTTCATTGAAGTTTGCAAGTACATTTTCTGGTGTTCCTTCCTCTGTCTGTGCAAAGAAGCTGTCACTTACCGATGAATGTGAGGCTTTTTCCTTTTTCTCTATTCTTTGGATGAATACATTTACAGATTGCTTAAATTTATTTGCTTTTTGGATAAATTCACTGTGATCTCCAGGATTATATCCTTCCTTCCCAAGTTGTTTTGTATTTTTTATGGATTTTTCAAATTTATTAAAAAGTTTATCCATTCTTTCCTGAATTTTTCTGAATTTTTTAGGATTCCCCTTTACCGTAAAGTCGCTTGCGTCTAACCCTTGTTTATGAATTTCCTTTATAATTTTGTCGCCTTCTTCAATAAATACAAATTGATTGTATGTAATAAATTGTTTTCTTTTATCATAATCTTTTATCATTAATTTTTTTATTTCATTAGATTTTTTTTCAAATACTTCCTTGTAACTTTTTGTCACCTGATTATATTTATCTAATGAAGCAAGCAGTTCTGAATGTAAAGTTTGAGCTTTTGCATAATTATCCTGTAAATATTGCTTATTTTTATAATAAGTTCTCATTTCTTCTGCAACTGGCAGCATTTTTTCAAGTATTGGAATCATAGCTATCGCCTTTTTATCCAGTTCATCTTTCTTCTCTTTACTTGTTGACAATTCCTTTAATTTATCAATAAAGTTTTTATCTATCGCAATATCCGCTTCAATATCCTCAGTCTGAATATTTTTAAACTTTTTATCCATTCCTGCATCTTCAAAATAATACAAAAGTCCTTTATCAACATTTAATATTCTGTTATAAAATCGTATATGTTTATTATATTTATCTTTGTTTTTCTCTAATACAATCTGTTCCTTGGAAACACCACTTAACGATTTTTTTTCTACCTTTCCTGTCTGCCATGATAAAAAAACGATAACCAGCATTATTATTACTATTGCTCCTATTTTTTTCATATAACTTTTTCAATCCTCCTCTATTTTAACAACATCTAATTTATTTTAAAAATTCTAATTAACCAAGTTTTAACTTCTTTGAGTTTAATTTCAAATTTATTTCACTACCTATACAATTATAATAATTTTTACAGATAATGTCAAATAAAAATAATATATTTATAAAAAAATTTATTTTACATATTTTAAATAATGTTATATAATGTACTTGAATCCTCGAAAATTAACTTAACAAAAGTTAAACAACTATAGAGGTTGAGCAAAATAGTCATAACTTTAAAATGTTATTACTACAATTTAAACATTTCAAAATTATAGAAAGAAGGGATAAAAATGAAAAAATTATTAGTTATTATTTCAATGTTTATGGTATTTTTAGTTGGATACGGAAAAGTAAAACCTCTTGATGTGAATATGGAAGCTGGAACAAAAATTCCTAATTTTGAGCTAAGAGACTTTAATGGAAAATATACAAAAAGTAGAAAAATATTCAATAATGGTAAACCTACACTATTAGTGTTTGCTGCTGAGTGGTGTCCACACTGCCATACTGAATTACCGGAAGTACAAAAATTTTATGAAGAAAATAAGGATAATGTAAATGTAGTAGTTGTATTTACAAGCAGAAGAACAAATTTAACAGCAACAAAACAATTTGTCGCAGAAAATAAATTTACTTTCCCTGTTTACTACGACGCTAATCAATCATTAATGAACGGCTTTAAAGTTAAAAATGTTCCAACTAATTTGATAATACAAAATTCAGTTATAGAAAATGTTTTTGTGCAAATAATGGATTATGATAATTTAAAACAGGCGTTTTATCTTAATTAAATTTTTTTATTGAATTTGTCTGAATAATCAAAAAAATGAAAAATAATAACTTTTTGAATTGAATTTTAAAATAATTTATTATAAATTTACTAAAAAATATAAAACATGATCTAACGACTAAATATAAAAATTAGTTTAAAGATCATGTTTTTTAGAAATAACACAAAACTTTTTATATATATTTGAATCTCTCCAACATTGAGTTCATCATGGTAAATAACCTGTCTGATTGCATTTTATCACCTTCATTACCTGAATAGAATTCTATCGTATCCAGTTCCATTGGCTCTGGCCCGTCTTCTCCTTCTACTAATACATGGTTTAAACTATTGTGTAAATAATAATTTATTTTTTTACCTTTATATTCTATAGTAATTCTTTTATCCGATATTCCATCAGGCAATACTCCTTCAAAGCAGTAAAGTTCATCTTTTACAGGACTTATAGTGAAAAGCGTACGAATAATTTTAAATGTTATTTTATTATCTTTGGCATCTTGAAATTTCACTTCTTCCACTTTTACTTTCATTCCATTTTGATGGACTTTAGATTTAAGCAAGGTTCCCAAAGATGTGTCTCCTTTATAATGAATCTTTTGCCCTTCACAAGTTTTACCAGTAGTTTCATAAAACAACATAAGATGAGTACCTATCCCTGTAGAATGCGATTTATCCAATCTTTTATAAGTTTAGCCAATCCAATAAGAGGAATTATGATTAAAAAATAAGAAGAATACTAAAAATTTCTTAAAAAAACTATTTTTCATAAAAACCACGTCCTTATATGCTTTCTTAATAAGTCTAATTCTTTTTTGTTATTTTAAGTATATTACTGTATAATTCTTAATTTTTAATCGACTGTAAATGACAGTATCATTAACAATGAGACAATTATAACACAGGAACAAAATGGTTTTATCACATGAACACATCAGCAGTATCGAAGCTTATAGAAAAATATGAACTTATCTTAAAAATATTAAGAAATATTAGCCCGTATAATTTTTATCTAATTATAGAAATTAATATAATTTTGTACCACATTCTGGGCAGAACTTGCTACCATTTGTTTTTGTACCACATTCTGGACAAAACTTCGGTGCAGTGCTATTTCCTGTAGATTGAGCATTTTCTGAAGGTTGTTGATTATTTTGTGTTTGATTTGACTGGTTGTTCATCTGGTTCATCTGATTTGCCATTTGTTGTCCCATCATCATTCCCATTTGCATACCTGCCATATTCCCGGCCATATTTCCTGCACCTTCTCCATTTTCCATTGAATCAGCCATAGCCATTTGAGTATATTTGTTTACATCCCCAACCATACTTTGTCCTGCCGCTTTTTCCTGCATTCTCTTAATTTCTTCTGGATAACTGAAGCTGGAAATAGAAAAACTAGGAATAGAAAGTCCTATTTTTCGCATCTCAAAGTCCATATCTTCCTTTATTCCATTTCCTATTTCAAATGAATTCATTTGAAGATTGAACATATCCTTTCCTTCTCTTGCTATCCACTTCATAAGAAGCTGATCCAGCATTGAAATTACCCTTTCCTTTACATCATCAATACTAAACTGCTGCTTAATTCCAGCAATTTTATCAATCAGCACATTATAGTTATCAATTTTACAAGCCATCGTTCCAAAAGCTCTTATCGGTATTCCACCTGGAAGTCCTGGTGCTGGAATATTAATGGCATTTTTTGTCCCCCATTTTACAGTAACTTCCTTTGTATTGATAAAAAGTACTTCCGCTCTCATTCCAGAGTTAAACCCAAACTTAAATCCTTTTAATGTTGACAGAAAAGGTACTATTTGAGAGGCAATATCATAACTTCCCTCGTCTTCAAACACACCTTCCACTTTTCCATTAAAAAGAAAAATTGCATCTTGTCCGAGCCTTATAATTAATTTTGAACCTTTTTTTATTTCCTTATTTGACCATTTCCAAAAAAGCATCTCATCGTTGTATTGCTCCCATTCTATTACGTTCGCAAGTTGATTGCCAAATAATCCCATTTTTTACTGCTCCTTTCAATTTATAATCCCATTTCCTTTTTCAATCTTTCTATTTCAGCATCAACTGCTGATGAACTTTCTGACTCTCCACTATCATATTTTTTCATAAGATCATCCACTTCATCTTTTTTAGGTGAATTAAGTTCCATTGATGCATTTGCTTCATCCAGCATTCTATCAACTTTTTCTTCAATAGAATTAAATGAATCCATTTTTCCACTTATTCCAGTAGAAGAAGTCATTGTATTGATTTTTTGTGCAGATTTCGCCATTTTTATTTTTGCTTTTATTTCGTTTCTTTTTGCATTAAGTTTTTGTATATCTGATGTAAGTTTATCGTGCATTTCTCGCATTTTCAAAGAATTTTCAACCGCAATCATTTTTTCTTTTTCCAAAGATTCCAATTTTATCTTAATAGATTCCTTCTTTTCCAAAAACATTCTTGCATCAGCTTCATTTCCAGCCTGCAAAGCCTTTTTCGCATAGTTTTCCATTTTATTGATTTCATCTTCACATTCTGTAACTTTTCTTTTTGCTGCACTTTCCTGTGCCATTATAGCAACTGTTTCAGCCTTTACACTTCCCAGATCCCTTTCCATATCCCGTAAATACTGATCTATCATTTTTTCAGGATCCTCCATTTTGTCTAATAACGCATTAATATTAGATGCCATTATTGCTTTAAATCTTCCTAAAATACTAGCCATTTTCAATTCCTCCTAATTATTTTATTAAATTTTATTTATATAAATAATAAATTATTGCCGCAGCTACAATTATTGCCACTATAACTGCAAATGCTATCTTAACTGCAGATTTCGGATATTCTCCCACTATTATTCCGCTTTCTCCGTTTACAATAACTTGATAGGATTTTCCGTTAAAAGAATAAGACATTGAGTATACAGGCAGTAATAAAAGTCTATAGTATTCATTGCTCCAATAAACATTAAATCTTATATTTCTTACCCTATCATATCTCCTTAACACATCCGAACTAATAGTATTATAAATTCTATTTTCCATTATTAGCTTAGATTCTTCATATCCTTGCCTCATAGGTATCTTAAAAATTTCAGAATTATATCCCGACAAATATCCAGATGAAAAATCTATCGTATCTTCCACATTAAATCCACCCAGACTTTTTATAAGGCCGTCCTTTAATGTTCTGGAGGCTCGCATTATTACATTCTGAAATTCATTTTGAACATTTCCTCTTACAAAATACCAGTCTGTAACTATTCTTGTTTTTATTTTTCCATCTTCTTCATAAGTTTCTGTTCTGTCAATACCTCCTTCAGCAGTATAATC encodes:
- a CDS encoding TlpA family protein disulfide reductase → MKKLLVIISMFMVFLVGYGKVKPLDVNMEAGTKIPNFELRDFNGKYTKSRKIFNNGKPTLLVFAAEWCPHCHTELPEVQKFYEENKDNVNVVVVFTSRRTNLTATKQFVAENKFTFPVYYDANQSLMNGFKVKNVPTNLIIQNSVIENVFVQIMDYDNLKQAFYLN
- a CDS encoding SPFH domain-containing protein, with the translated sequence MGLFGNQLANVIEWEQYNDEMLFWKWSNKEIKKGSKLIIRLGQDAIFLFNGKVEGVFEDEGSYDIASQIVPFLSTLKGFKFGFNSGMRAEVLFINTKEVTVKWGTKNAINIPAPGLPGGIPIRAFGTMACKIDNYNVLIDKIAGIKQQFSIDDVKERVISMLDQLLMKWIAREGKDMFNLQMNSFEIGNGIKEDMDFEMRKIGLSIPSFSISSFSYPEEIKRMQEKAAGQSMVGDVNKYTQMAMADSMENGEGAGNMAGNMAGMQMGMMMGQQMANQMNQMNNQSNQTQNNQQPSENAQSTGNSTAPKFCPECGTKTNGSKFCPECGTKLY
- a CDS encoding PspA/IM30 family protein, translated to MASILGRFKAIMASNINALLDKMEDPEKMIDQYLRDMERDLGSVKAETVAIMAQESAAKRKVTECEDEINKMENYAKKALQAGNEADARMFLEKKESIKIKLESLEKEKMIAVENSLKMREMHDKLTSDIQKLNAKRNEIKAKIKMAKSAQKINTMTSSTGISGKMDSFNSIEEKVDRMLDEANASMELNSPKKDEVDDLMKKYDSGESESSSAVDAEIERLKKEMGL